One Setaria viridis chromosome 3, Setaria_viridis_v4.0, whole genome shotgun sequence DNA window includes the following coding sequences:
- the LOC117847922 gene encoding anaphase-promoting complex subunit 1 isoform X1, which yields MASAIGSRRLTVLREFRPHGLAVEEADGEGAPGARPPQDYDYFLFDPSLAASPGPDPGDEASASGADGDHELFIRGNQIIWSNGSRVHKRYVSPNTVIMACWCRMNAISDALLCVLQVDTLSLYNVTGEVVSIPLPYAVSSIWSLPFGLLLQKSTDGGHMVSSSSSLLNARDLNRPNKEYGLNYNVSCQANTMETDSKANGAIISSHLILKHPLEEPQATYFEENHKLTMMKDFDEKTIWTSDTIPLMASYHKGKCQHSVWQIDGASYQEAMNGNTMLPVSCVISSHKCAFRKIWQGKCSQSAASKVFLATDIDGLPIICFLLHEQKILLAVRIQVDDTTEEAFGDIKPHMSWDITAFAAAPVVVTRPRVRVGVLPFTDILSLSSDNDLLLYSGKQCLCRYALPTELGKGFFSNYDLHSEISDTYSDLKITSIADAVEERINVTCSNGLMLRCSLRKNPSSSLVSDCITAMAEGLQSCFYSHFVSLFWGDSDASYLYSSSHADSEWEYFCYEIKRVCTKYGQTLPTKSPISPSKAWDFLINSKYHAQYCKRAPMSSNSFLPVSYGTHKTGFNPFLQDEHSSDMSFYIRFMRETLETLHALYENLKLNILRKEDLGCLASLLCVVASSLGEHTFVDYYCRDFPLNLIELPSLPSSTSLRTPPSLFRWFEYCLHHGCDSAKLEDIPTLMRKQKVSAVSWGRKVVSFYSLLLGAERKGKSLSSGVYCEVASGSARNTEELTVLAMVAEKFGRQQLDLLPVGVSLVLRHALDKCRDSPPDDWPATAYVLVGREDLAMAKMGSVRNDNGLWNNDNLTSMSVPYMLHLQPVTIPTTASDIPTSEVLNSEDSDSVSKSIEDGMEHIFTSTTQLRFGHDLRLNEVRRLLCSARPVAIQTPTNPSVSDQDLQQQQLWNFAQRTTALPFGRGAFTLATTYTLLTEVLVFPKLVLAGRLPAQQNATVNLDLSNRSVSEFKSWAEFHNGVAAGLRLAPFQEKMLRTWIQYNRPSEPNFTHAGLLLAFGLHEHLRVLTMTDAYRYLSQEHDITTLGLLLGLAASHRGTMDPAISKMLYFHVPSRHPSSTPELELPTLLQSAAVMGIGLLYEGSAHALTMKILLGEIGRRSGGDNVLEREGYAVAAGSALGFVALGHGSDAFGFMDTFLDRLFEYIGSKEVYHEKHLNATTADDQSGNTGQMMDGAQINVDVTAPGAIIALALIFLKAESEEIAARLSIPNTYFDLQYVRPDFVMLRIIARNLILWSRIQPTKEWIDSQIPETVKSGVSNMSEGAIDSDEFDAEALFQAYVNIVTGACIALGLKYAGSRNGDAQELLYAYAAHFLNEIKHIPVRTANILPKGLLQYVDRGTLELCLHLIVLSLSLVMAGSGNLQTFRLLRYLRGRISAEGQMNYGLQMAVSLAIGFLFLGGGTHTFSTQNSGIAALLVSLYPRLPTGPNDNRCHLQAFRHLYVIATEPRWVQTVDVDTELPVYCPLEVTIAETEYYDETNYCEVTPCLLPERSVLKSIRVCGPRYWPQVIKLTPEDKPWWRSGDKTDPFNGGVLYIKRKVGSCSYSDDPIGCQSLISRAMHEVCDTPSASCSNQPNSTDHSSFRVDQIVSTFSANPSLIAFAKLCSESWKNRCNGNFREFCSQVLYECMSKDRPSLLQVYISFYTIIESMWEHLKMGHFPFYDSLFLPNLKVALAYNEALVDGRITNGGIIQSMFLESLMKRMGDIFAELPNLKDNLGRYLTTGRWPDAQNDVVILSWYLQWYSIPPPHVVASAVNKVRPRVPAGVSMLPLLRLLLPTTHLVGLMEIEKFYAALKA from the exons ATGGCGTCGGCGATCGGGTCGCGGCGGCTCACCGTGCTGCGGGAGTTCCGCCCGCACGGGCtcgcggtggaggaggccgacggCGAGGGCGCCCCCGGGGCGCGACCGCCGCAGGACTACGACTACTTCCTCTTCGAcccctccctcgccgcctcTCCCGGGCCAGACCCTGGCGATGAGGCCTCCGCCTCTGGCGCAGACGGCGACCACGAGCTCTTCATTCGCGGCAATCA GATAATATGGAGCAATGGTTCTCGAGTTCACAAAAGATATGTATCCCCAAATACAGTCATTATG GCTTGCTGGTGTCGGATGAATGCAATCAGTGATGCCCTTCTATGTGTCCTGCAAGTTGATACTTTATCTCTATACAATGTAACTG GTGAAGTTGTTAGTATTCCACTACCATATGCTGTTTCATCAATATGGTCACTCCCCTTTGGCCTTCTACTCCAGAAATCGACTGATGGAGGTCATATGGTCTCATCCTCGAGTTCGCTGCTAAATGCAAGGGATTTAAATCGTCCTAACAAAGAATATGGATTGAATTACAATGTTTCGTGCCAAGCGAACACCATGGAGACAGATAGCAAAGCTAATGGAGCCATTATCTCATCACACCTCATTTTGAAACATCCACTTGAAGAGCCTCAG GCAACATATTTTGAAGAAAATCACAAACTAACTATGATGAAAGATTTTGATGAAAAGACTATCTGGACAAGTGATACAATACCTCTAATGGCATCATATCATAAAG GGAAGTGTCAGCACTCTGTTTGGCAAATTGATGGTGCAAGTTATCAGGAAGCAATGAATGGAAATACAATGCTACCTGTTTCATGTGTTATTTCTTCACATAAATGTGCATTCCGTAAGATATGGCAAGGGAAATGCTCCCAATCTGCTGCCAGTAAG GTCTTCTTGGCAACTGATATTGATGGATTGCCAATAATTTGTTTTTTACTGCATGAACAAAAAATATTGCTTGCTGTAAGGATTCAAGTTGATGATACTACTGAAGAAGCTTTTGGTGATATTAAGCCTCACATGAGCTGGGACATTACTGCATTTGCTGCTGCACCAGTTGTCGTGACTCGTCCAAG AGTACGGGTTGGAGTTCTTCCCTTTACAGACATCCTTAGTCTGAGTTCAGACAATGATCTACTTCTCTAT TCTGGGAAGCAGTGCCTCTGCAGATATGCTCTCCCTACTGAATTGGGAAAGGGTTTCTTTTCAAATTACGACCTACATTCTGAGATTTCAGATACTTACTCTGATTTGAAGATCACAAGCATAGCTGATGCTGTTGAAGAGCGCATAAATGTTACATGCAGTAATGGTCTG ATGCTCAGATGTTCATTGCGCAAAAATCCTTCCTCTTCTCTGGTTAGTGACTGCATAACTGCAATGGCAGAGGGCTTGCAGAGTTGCTTTTACAGTCattttgtttctcttttttgGGGTGATAGTGACGCTAGCTACCTATATTCAAGCTCTCACGCGGATTCAGAATGGGAATATTTTTGTTATGAAATAAAAAGAGTTTGTACAAAATATGGGCAAACATTGCCAACTAAATCACCCATATCGCCAAGTAAAGCTTGGGACTTCCTGATCAACAGCAAATACCATGCTCAATACTGCAAAAGGGCTCCAATGTCTTCCAATTCATTTTTGCCGGTGTCATATGGTACACACAAAACTGGCTTTAATCCCTTTCTCCAGGATGAGCATAGTTCAGATATGTCATTTTATATTCGTTTTATGAGAGAAACATTGGAGACATTGCATGCCCTATACGAGAACCTGAAGCTTAACATTTTGAGGAAAGA GGATCTAGGATGTCTTGCTTCATTGTTATGTGTGGTTGCTTCATCTCTGGGTGAACATACTTTTGTTGATTATTATTGCCGTGACTTTCCGCTCAACTTGATTGAATTACCTTCCCTACCTTCATCAACTTCTTTAAGAACTCCACCTTCTCTGTTTCGCTGGTTTGAATACTGTCTACATCATGGTTGTGACTCGGCGAAGCTGGAAGACATTCCGACTTTGATGCGCAAACAGAAAGTTTCTGCTGTGAGCTGGGGTAGGAAGGTGGTGTCATTTTATAGTTTGTTGTTAGGAGCagaaaggaaagggaaaagTCTCTCTTCTGGTGTGTATTGTGAGGTTGCCAGTGGTTCAGCAAGAAACACTGAGGAACTTACTGTTCTGGCTATGGTTGCTGAAAAGTTTGGTCGTCAGCAGTTGGACTTGTTACCAGTTGGTGTATCTCTTGTGCTTCGCCAT GCACTGGACAAATGTCGTGACTCTCCTCCTGATGACTGGCCTGCAACAGCTTATGTTCTTGTTGGCAGGGAAGATCTAGCTATGGCAAAGATGGGGTCAGTTAGGAATGACAATGGGTTGTGGAACAATGATAATTTGACATCAATGTCAGTCCCTTATATGCTACATCTGCAACCTGTAACCATACCAACGACTGCATCTGACATCCCTACATCAGAAGTTTTGAattctgaagattcagattctGTATCTAAATCTATTGAGGATGGCATGGAACATATCTTCACTTCAACTACACAACTACGATTTGGTCATGATTTGCGCTTGAATGAG GTTAGACGCCTTTTATGCTCAGCAAGACCTGTGGCCATACAAACACCTACTAATCCTAGTGTGTCGGATCAAGACCTACAACAG CAACAATTATGGAATTTTGCTCAAAGGACTACTGCTTTACCTTTTGGGCGTGGGGCTTTTACTTTAGCTACAACTTACACTTTGTTGACAGAG GTTCTGGTGTTCCCAAAGCTTGTGTTGGCTGGTCGATTGCCTGCACAACAGAATGCTACA GTTAACCTTGATCTAAGTAATAGAAGTGTCTCAGAATTCAAATCTTGGGCTGAGTTTCATAATGGTGTAGCTGCTGGCCTGAGGCTTGCCCCTTTTCAG GAGAAGATGTTGAGAACTTGGATACAGTACAATAGACCTTCTGAACCAAATTTTACTCATGCTGGTCTACTTCTAGCATTTGGCTTGCATGAGCATCTAAGAGTTTTAACTATGACTGATGCTTATCGATATCTCTCACAG GAGCATGATATAACAACACTTGGTTTATTACTTGGTTTGGCAGCATCTCATAGGGGAACAATGGATCCTGCAATATCTAAG ATGCTCTACTTTCATGTTCCTTCTCGACATCCATCTTCTACGCCagagttggaattaccaactctTCTACAG TCAGCAGCAGTAATGGGAATTGGACTTCTATATGAAGGCTCAGCACATGCACTCACCATGAAGATACTTCTG GGTGAGATTGGTCGAAGAAGTGGTGGTGATAATGTGCTAGAAAGGGAAGGGTATGCTGTTGCTGCAGGTTCTGCATTAGGATTTGTTGCCCTGG GTCATGGCAGCGATGCATTTGGATTCATGGATACTTTCCTAGATCGACTTTTCGAATATATTGGCAGTAAAGAAGTCTACCAT GAAAAGCACCTAAATGCAACAACTGCTGATGATCAAAGTGGCAACACTGGGCAG ATGATGGATGGAGCACAAATAAATGTTGATGTTACTGCACCTGGAGCAATAATTGCTCTAGCTTTGATATTTCTGAAG GCTGAGTCTGAAGAGATTGCGGCTAGACTCAGTATCCCCAATACTTACTTCGATTTGCAGTATGTGAGACCTGATTTTGTTATGCTTCGCATTATAGCCAGGAATTTAATATTGTGGAGCAG AATACAACCTACCAAAGAATGGATTGATTCTCAAATACCTGAAACTGTAAAGTCTGGTGTTTCCAACATGAGTGAAGGGGCTATCGACAGTGATGAATTTGATGCCGAGGCTCTTTTTCAAGCTTATGTTAATATAGTTACTGGAGCATGCATTGCACTTG GACTCAAGTATGCTGGCAGCAGAAATGGTGATGCCCAAGAACTACTCTACGCCTACGCTGCCCATTTTCTAAATGAG ATTAAGCACATACCTGTTCGAACAGCAAATATACTGCCAAAGGGATTACTACAATATGTTGACCGTGGAACCCTTGAGCTCTGCTTGCATCTTATTGTTCTATCTCTATCCCTG GTAATGGCAGGATCAGGAAACTTACAAACTTTCCGCTTATTGCGTTATCTTAGAGGAAGAATTTCTGCAGAAGGACAAATGAATTATGGATTGCAGATGGCT GTGAGCTTGGCGATAGGATTCTTGTTCCTTGGAGGCGGGACACACACTTTTTCAACTCAAAATAGTGGAATTGCTGCATTATTGGTCTCACTTTACCCACGTTTGCCCACTGGACCAAATGACAATCGCTGTCATCTCCAG GCATTCAGACACCTATACGTAATAGCTACAGAGCCTCGTTGGGTTCAGACGGTGGATGTTGACACAGAACTTCCTGTGTATTGCCCATTGGAAGTGACTATTGCTGAAACAGAGTATTATGATGAGACCAACTATTGCGAGGTGACACCTTGTCTTCTGCCAGAACGCTCAGTG CTTAAGAGTATTCGAGTTTGTGGGCCTAGATATTGGCCTCAGGTGATAAAACTTACACCTGAAG ACAAGCCATGGTGGAGATCTGGAGACAAGACAGATCCATTCAATGGGGGAGTACTCTACATAAAGCGAAAAGTTGGATCATGCTCCTACTCTGATGATCCAATTGGCTGCCAGTCTTTGATTTCACGGGCAATGCATGAG GTTTGTGATACGCCATCTGCTAGCTGCAGTAATCAACCAAACAGCACTGATCATAGCTCCTTCAGAGTTGATCAAATCGTAAGCACTTTTTCAGCCAATCCAAGCTTGATTGCTTTTGCAAAATTGTGTTCCGAGTCATGGAAGAACAG ATGCAATGGCAATTTTCGAGAATTCTGCTCTCAAGTGCTGTATGAATGTATGAGCAAAGATAGACCATCACTGTTACAG GTCTACATCAGTTTTTACACAATAATTGAATCAATGTGGGAGCATTTGAAGATGGGACATTTTCCTTTCTATGATTCCCTTTTCCTTCCCAACTTGAAG GTGGCTTTGGCCTACAATGAAGCATTAGTTGATGGTAGAATCACAAATGGAGGAATTATTCAGTCCATGTTCTTGGAGTCGCTTATGAAGCGCATGGGAGACATCTTTGCGGAATTGCCTAACCTCAAGGACAACCTTGGCCGTTATTTGACCACAGGCAGATGGCCTGATGCCCAAAACGATGTGGTGATCCTCTCTTGGTATCTCCAGTGGTACAGCATCCCACCTCCCCATGTTGTGGCTTCTGCAGTTAATAAGGTTAGGCCCAGAGTCCCCGCTGGTGTATCCATGCTCCCTCTGCTTCGCCTCCTGCTGCCAACCACGCACCTTGTGGGACTGATGGAGATCGAGAAGTTTTATGCTGCCTTGAAGGCCTAA
- the LOC117847922 gene encoding anaphase-promoting complex subunit 1 isoform X2: MNAISDALLCVLQVDTLSLYNVTGEVVSIPLPYAVSSIWSLPFGLLLQKSTDGGHMVSSSSSLLNARDLNRPNKEYGLNYNVSCQANTMETDSKANGAIISSHLILKHPLEEPQATYFEENHKLTMMKDFDEKTIWTSDTIPLMASYHKGKCQHSVWQIDGASYQEAMNGNTMLPVSCVISSHKCAFRKIWQGKCSQSAASKVFLATDIDGLPIICFLLHEQKILLAVRIQVDDTTEEAFGDIKPHMSWDITAFAAAPVVVTRPRVRVGVLPFTDILSLSSDNDLLLYSGKQCLCRYALPTELGKGFFSNYDLHSEISDTYSDLKITSIADAVEERINVTCSNGLMLRCSLRKNPSSSLVSDCITAMAEGLQSCFYSHFVSLFWGDSDASYLYSSSHADSEWEYFCYEIKRVCTKYGQTLPTKSPISPSKAWDFLINSKYHAQYCKRAPMSSNSFLPVSYGTHKTGFNPFLQDEHSSDMSFYIRFMRETLETLHALYENLKLNILRKEDLGCLASLLCVVASSLGEHTFVDYYCRDFPLNLIELPSLPSSTSLRTPPSLFRWFEYCLHHGCDSAKLEDIPTLMRKQKVSAVSWGRKVVSFYSLLLGAERKGKSLSSGVYCEVASGSARNTEELTVLAMVAEKFGRQQLDLLPVGVSLVLRHALDKCRDSPPDDWPATAYVLVGREDLAMAKMGSVRNDNGLWNNDNLTSMSVPYMLHLQPVTIPTTASDIPTSEVLNSEDSDSVSKSIEDGMEHIFTSTTQLRFGHDLRLNEVRRLLCSARPVAIQTPTNPSVSDQDLQQQQLWNFAQRTTALPFGRGAFTLATTYTLLTEVLVFPKLVLAGRLPAQQNATVNLDLSNRSVSEFKSWAEFHNGVAAGLRLAPFQEKMLRTWIQYNRPSEPNFTHAGLLLAFGLHEHLRVLTMTDAYRYLSQEHDITTLGLLLGLAASHRGTMDPAISKMLYFHVPSRHPSSTPELELPTLLQSAAVMGIGLLYEGSAHALTMKILLGEIGRRSGGDNVLEREGYAVAAGSALGFVALGHGSDAFGFMDTFLDRLFEYIGSKEVYHEKHLNATTADDQSGNTGQMMDGAQINVDVTAPGAIIALALIFLKAESEEIAARLSIPNTYFDLQYVRPDFVMLRIIARNLILWSRIQPTKEWIDSQIPETVKSGVSNMSEGAIDSDEFDAEALFQAYVNIVTGACIALGLKYAGSRNGDAQELLYAYAAHFLNEIKHIPVRTANILPKGLLQYVDRGTLELCLHLIVLSLSLVMAGSGNLQTFRLLRYLRGRISAEGQMNYGLQMAVSLAIGFLFLGGGTHTFSTQNSGIAALLVSLYPRLPTGPNDNRCHLQAFRHLYVIATEPRWVQTVDVDTELPVYCPLEVTIAETEYYDETNYCEVTPCLLPERSVLKSIRVCGPRYWPQVIKLTPEDKPWWRSGDKTDPFNGGVLYIKRKVGSCSYSDDPIGCQSLISRAMHEVCDTPSASCSNQPNSTDHSSFRVDQIVSTFSANPSLIAFAKLCSESWKNRCNGNFREFCSQVLYECMSKDRPSLLQVYISFYTIIESMWEHLKMGHFPFYDSLFLPNLKVALAYNEALVDGRITNGGIIQSMFLESLMKRMGDIFAELPNLKDNLGRYLTTGRWPDAQNDVVILSWYLQWYSIPPPHVVASAVNKVRPRVPAGVSMLPLLRLLLPTTHLVGLMEIEKFYAALKA, encoded by the exons ATGAATGCAATCAGTGATGCCCTTCTATGTGTCCTGCAAGTTGATACTTTATCTCTATACAATGTAACTG GTGAAGTTGTTAGTATTCCACTACCATATGCTGTTTCATCAATATGGTCACTCCCCTTTGGCCTTCTACTCCAGAAATCGACTGATGGAGGTCATATGGTCTCATCCTCGAGTTCGCTGCTAAATGCAAGGGATTTAAATCGTCCTAACAAAGAATATGGATTGAATTACAATGTTTCGTGCCAAGCGAACACCATGGAGACAGATAGCAAAGCTAATGGAGCCATTATCTCATCACACCTCATTTTGAAACATCCACTTGAAGAGCCTCAG GCAACATATTTTGAAGAAAATCACAAACTAACTATGATGAAAGATTTTGATGAAAAGACTATCTGGACAAGTGATACAATACCTCTAATGGCATCATATCATAAAG GGAAGTGTCAGCACTCTGTTTGGCAAATTGATGGTGCAAGTTATCAGGAAGCAATGAATGGAAATACAATGCTACCTGTTTCATGTGTTATTTCTTCACATAAATGTGCATTCCGTAAGATATGGCAAGGGAAATGCTCCCAATCTGCTGCCAGTAAG GTCTTCTTGGCAACTGATATTGATGGATTGCCAATAATTTGTTTTTTACTGCATGAACAAAAAATATTGCTTGCTGTAAGGATTCAAGTTGATGATACTACTGAAGAAGCTTTTGGTGATATTAAGCCTCACATGAGCTGGGACATTACTGCATTTGCTGCTGCACCAGTTGTCGTGACTCGTCCAAG AGTACGGGTTGGAGTTCTTCCCTTTACAGACATCCTTAGTCTGAGTTCAGACAATGATCTACTTCTCTAT TCTGGGAAGCAGTGCCTCTGCAGATATGCTCTCCCTACTGAATTGGGAAAGGGTTTCTTTTCAAATTACGACCTACATTCTGAGATTTCAGATACTTACTCTGATTTGAAGATCACAAGCATAGCTGATGCTGTTGAAGAGCGCATAAATGTTACATGCAGTAATGGTCTG ATGCTCAGATGTTCATTGCGCAAAAATCCTTCCTCTTCTCTGGTTAGTGACTGCATAACTGCAATGGCAGAGGGCTTGCAGAGTTGCTTTTACAGTCattttgtttctcttttttgGGGTGATAGTGACGCTAGCTACCTATATTCAAGCTCTCACGCGGATTCAGAATGGGAATATTTTTGTTATGAAATAAAAAGAGTTTGTACAAAATATGGGCAAACATTGCCAACTAAATCACCCATATCGCCAAGTAAAGCTTGGGACTTCCTGATCAACAGCAAATACCATGCTCAATACTGCAAAAGGGCTCCAATGTCTTCCAATTCATTTTTGCCGGTGTCATATGGTACACACAAAACTGGCTTTAATCCCTTTCTCCAGGATGAGCATAGTTCAGATATGTCATTTTATATTCGTTTTATGAGAGAAACATTGGAGACATTGCATGCCCTATACGAGAACCTGAAGCTTAACATTTTGAGGAAAGA GGATCTAGGATGTCTTGCTTCATTGTTATGTGTGGTTGCTTCATCTCTGGGTGAACATACTTTTGTTGATTATTATTGCCGTGACTTTCCGCTCAACTTGATTGAATTACCTTCCCTACCTTCATCAACTTCTTTAAGAACTCCACCTTCTCTGTTTCGCTGGTTTGAATACTGTCTACATCATGGTTGTGACTCGGCGAAGCTGGAAGACATTCCGACTTTGATGCGCAAACAGAAAGTTTCTGCTGTGAGCTGGGGTAGGAAGGTGGTGTCATTTTATAGTTTGTTGTTAGGAGCagaaaggaaagggaaaagTCTCTCTTCTGGTGTGTATTGTGAGGTTGCCAGTGGTTCAGCAAGAAACACTGAGGAACTTACTGTTCTGGCTATGGTTGCTGAAAAGTTTGGTCGTCAGCAGTTGGACTTGTTACCAGTTGGTGTATCTCTTGTGCTTCGCCAT GCACTGGACAAATGTCGTGACTCTCCTCCTGATGACTGGCCTGCAACAGCTTATGTTCTTGTTGGCAGGGAAGATCTAGCTATGGCAAAGATGGGGTCAGTTAGGAATGACAATGGGTTGTGGAACAATGATAATTTGACATCAATGTCAGTCCCTTATATGCTACATCTGCAACCTGTAACCATACCAACGACTGCATCTGACATCCCTACATCAGAAGTTTTGAattctgaagattcagattctGTATCTAAATCTATTGAGGATGGCATGGAACATATCTTCACTTCAACTACACAACTACGATTTGGTCATGATTTGCGCTTGAATGAG GTTAGACGCCTTTTATGCTCAGCAAGACCTGTGGCCATACAAACACCTACTAATCCTAGTGTGTCGGATCAAGACCTACAACAG CAACAATTATGGAATTTTGCTCAAAGGACTACTGCTTTACCTTTTGGGCGTGGGGCTTTTACTTTAGCTACAACTTACACTTTGTTGACAGAG GTTCTGGTGTTCCCAAAGCTTGTGTTGGCTGGTCGATTGCCTGCACAACAGAATGCTACA GTTAACCTTGATCTAAGTAATAGAAGTGTCTCAGAATTCAAATCTTGGGCTGAGTTTCATAATGGTGTAGCTGCTGGCCTGAGGCTTGCCCCTTTTCAG GAGAAGATGTTGAGAACTTGGATACAGTACAATAGACCTTCTGAACCAAATTTTACTCATGCTGGTCTACTTCTAGCATTTGGCTTGCATGAGCATCTAAGAGTTTTAACTATGACTGATGCTTATCGATATCTCTCACAG GAGCATGATATAACAACACTTGGTTTATTACTTGGTTTGGCAGCATCTCATAGGGGAACAATGGATCCTGCAATATCTAAG ATGCTCTACTTTCATGTTCCTTCTCGACATCCATCTTCTACGCCagagttggaattaccaactctTCTACAG TCAGCAGCAGTAATGGGAATTGGACTTCTATATGAAGGCTCAGCACATGCACTCACCATGAAGATACTTCTG GGTGAGATTGGTCGAAGAAGTGGTGGTGATAATGTGCTAGAAAGGGAAGGGTATGCTGTTGCTGCAGGTTCTGCATTAGGATTTGTTGCCCTGG GTCATGGCAGCGATGCATTTGGATTCATGGATACTTTCCTAGATCGACTTTTCGAATATATTGGCAGTAAAGAAGTCTACCAT GAAAAGCACCTAAATGCAACAACTGCTGATGATCAAAGTGGCAACACTGGGCAG ATGATGGATGGAGCACAAATAAATGTTGATGTTACTGCACCTGGAGCAATAATTGCTCTAGCTTTGATATTTCTGAAG GCTGAGTCTGAAGAGATTGCGGCTAGACTCAGTATCCCCAATACTTACTTCGATTTGCAGTATGTGAGACCTGATTTTGTTATGCTTCGCATTATAGCCAGGAATTTAATATTGTGGAGCAG AATACAACCTACCAAAGAATGGATTGATTCTCAAATACCTGAAACTGTAAAGTCTGGTGTTTCCAACATGAGTGAAGGGGCTATCGACAGTGATGAATTTGATGCCGAGGCTCTTTTTCAAGCTTATGTTAATATAGTTACTGGAGCATGCATTGCACTTG GACTCAAGTATGCTGGCAGCAGAAATGGTGATGCCCAAGAACTACTCTACGCCTACGCTGCCCATTTTCTAAATGAG ATTAAGCACATACCTGTTCGAACAGCAAATATACTGCCAAAGGGATTACTACAATATGTTGACCGTGGAACCCTTGAGCTCTGCTTGCATCTTATTGTTCTATCTCTATCCCTG GTAATGGCAGGATCAGGAAACTTACAAACTTTCCGCTTATTGCGTTATCTTAGAGGAAGAATTTCTGCAGAAGGACAAATGAATTATGGATTGCAGATGGCT GTGAGCTTGGCGATAGGATTCTTGTTCCTTGGAGGCGGGACACACACTTTTTCAACTCAAAATAGTGGAATTGCTGCATTATTGGTCTCACTTTACCCACGTTTGCCCACTGGACCAAATGACAATCGCTGTCATCTCCAG GCATTCAGACACCTATACGTAATAGCTACAGAGCCTCGTTGGGTTCAGACGGTGGATGTTGACACAGAACTTCCTGTGTATTGCCCATTGGAAGTGACTATTGCTGAAACAGAGTATTATGATGAGACCAACTATTGCGAGGTGACACCTTGTCTTCTGCCAGAACGCTCAGTG CTTAAGAGTATTCGAGTTTGTGGGCCTAGATATTGGCCTCAGGTGATAAAACTTACACCTGAAG ACAAGCCATGGTGGAGATCTGGAGACAAGACAGATCCATTCAATGGGGGAGTACTCTACATAAAGCGAAAAGTTGGATCATGCTCCTACTCTGATGATCCAATTGGCTGCCAGTCTTTGATTTCACGGGCAATGCATGAG GTTTGTGATACGCCATCTGCTAGCTGCAGTAATCAACCAAACAGCACTGATCATAGCTCCTTCAGAGTTGATCAAATCGTAAGCACTTTTTCAGCCAATCCAAGCTTGATTGCTTTTGCAAAATTGTGTTCCGAGTCATGGAAGAACAG ATGCAATGGCAATTTTCGAGAATTCTGCTCTCAAGTGCTGTATGAATGTATGAGCAAAGATAGACCATCACTGTTACAG GTCTACATCAGTTTTTACACAATAATTGAATCAATGTGGGAGCATTTGAAGATGGGACATTTTCCTTTCTATGATTCCCTTTTCCTTCCCAACTTGAAG GTGGCTTTGGCCTACAATGAAGCATTAGTTGATGGTAGAATCACAAATGGAGGAATTATTCAGTCCATGTTCTTGGAGTCGCTTATGAAGCGCATGGGAGACATCTTTGCGGAATTGCCTAACCTCAAGGACAACCTTGGCCGTTATTTGACCACAGGCAGATGGCCTGATGCCCAAAACGATGTGGTGATCCTCTCTTGGTATCTCCAGTGGTACAGCATCCCACCTCCCCATGTTGTGGCTTCTGCAGTTAATAAGGTTAGGCCCAGAGTCCCCGCTGGTGTATCCATGCTCCCTCTGCTTCGCCTCCTGCTGCCAACCACGCACCTTGTGGGACTGATGGAGATCGAGAAGTTTTATGCTGCCTTGAAGGCCTAA